AAAGCGTTGAGAATCCAAGTAAGAAGTTGTTAAGAGAGATAGCAGAGAAGATAGCGTTGATCATCTCGCCATTCGCACCGCATATGGCTGAAGAGATGTGGCACGACCTTGGGAAAGAGACGCTCATCGTCGAAGAACGCTGGCCGGACTACGACGAAGAGGCACTAAAAGAAGATGAAATAACGATAGTAGTCCAAGTCAACGGTAAAGTCAGGGGCAAGGTCACCGTCCCAGCCGGCTTCACAGAAGAGCAGATAAAAGAAAGAGCTGTTGAAAGTGTGAAGAAGCTAATAGAAGGTAAGCAGTTGGTCAACACGTTCTATGTGCCCGGGAAGTTGGTAAACATAGTTGTTAAATAAAATCTCAATACCATAAAATATCGGGGGGATTGACGATGAAACGACTAGCAGTGTTCTTGTTTCTTGTTTTAAGCTTGCTAACATTTGCTCAGCAAGACATCGTTGCCGTTGTCAACGGAAGGAATATTACCATGGATGAGTGGAACAGAGAAGCAAACGTTCAAAAACTGCTTTTGGACATCCAGAAGACCAATCAAACGTTTTATACGGTATTAACCAATACACAGGAAGGACTAGCACTGCTCGAGAGGTACAAATTGGCAGTTCTGGACCAACTGATAACAAAGGTATTATTCATACAATTTGCAGAGAAAAAAGGTGTTGCTCCGGATGATAAAGATATCAAAAACTATGTTGACAACGAAATCAAGAAGATGCTTACAGAGGCATCAATGACAGAAGCGGAGCTAAACAACTATTTAGTAGAGCTTGGAATGGGAACACTGAATGATTACAAAGAAAAACTTTACTTCCAAAGAAAGTATTCTCTGAGCATTGCAAACGTTTACGCACAGTACTTAACTGCGTCTGTGAGCGATGCGGAAGTAAAGGCTTATTACGAAAAGAACAAAGAAAAGTACACCGTTCCTTCACAGTACGACTTGCTTGTCTTTAAGACAAACAACAAAACTACTGCAGATTCTTTAAGGCAAGATGTTATCAGAGGTACCTCGGTAGATGACATATCAAAAAAATACAACATCTCACCGTTGATAAATGGCTGGGTTAACGAGAATGACACGACGAAACTTCCAAAAAACTTATGGCTCTTGGTTACAAACTCCATTAAAGGCACAACGCTACCTGTACAACAAGTAGGAAACGAGTTTTACGTTATAAGGGTGAGGGACATTAAACTTGGCGGAACGAAAACTTTGAATGACGTTGCAGAGGAAATAAAGAAAGAATTGCTTGCACAAAAACAAGAGGAAGCCACAAAGAAGGTTCTGGCTGATTTCGATGAGTTCAAGAAGACTTCGAAAGTAGAAATCAGGTACAAGAGCAATTTGATAAAGTAAAGCAAAACAGGCGAAAGTGCTCCAGATAGAAAGGCAAGAAAGCAATGCCGAACAAATCGAAGAGGCACAAGAAACACTTGAACAAGACTTTTCAGTTCCTAGAGCGCAACATCGTCCAACGTTTGAAAAAGGCACTGCTCAGTATAACGGCCGTTTTCGTTGTTGGAACTTTATATTACTGGATTTTTGAAGGTTTTTCCTTTATTGATGCGCTTTTTTCGTGGGCATCACCATATCTACAGTTGGATACGGGATACACAAAGAACTCTCGGTTTTTGGAAAGTTCTTCACATTGGCACTGATACTTGCTGGCTTGTCCATAGTCTTGTACAACGTATCCTATGTCACAGCACTGCTTGTGGAAGGTGATTTACTTCGCTTATTGAGGCAGCGGAGAGTAGAAAGAAAGGAGTCAAGGATGAAAGATCATATCATCGTTGTTGGAGTGGGGAAAATTGGTACGGAAGTTATAACCCAACTTCGCAGACTCAATGAACCCGTTGTGGCAATTGATAGCGTCATATCTGAGGAAGAATTAAAAAAGAAGCTACCTGCGAACGCGGGTGAAGTTGTGTTTGTAAGAGGTGATGCCACAAACGAGGATACCTTGCTGCGTGCCGGCATAAAACAAGCACGGGCGCTTATAACCACATTGCCCAGCGATGCGCTGAACGTCTTTGTTTCGTTAACCGCAAAGAACTTGAACCATGATATATACATCATTTCGAACATCAGTGACTTATCTAATCTCACCAAATTTATCTATGCAGGTGTTGACCATCCGATAGCCACGGCGGAAATAGCGGGTCTGAAGATGGTAGAAGCTATAGGTTTTCTGAGGAAAAAAGAGAACATAGTTGACGTACTCAACATCTTAGATCGAACGTTCCAGGTGGAGATACTCGATATTACTAATACAAAACTTTCAGGCAAGAAGATTTCAGAGCTCAGACTTAAAGAAAAGTACAACGTTTATATAGTAGCCATAATTAGAGGCGACGAGTTTATATTGGGACCTTCAAAAGACGAAGTCTTAACAAAAGAGAGCAAGATTGTTCTCTTCGGTGAAGAGAACGGACTGGCTAAGTTCAGAGATGACTTCTTGAACGGGAAATGACCTATGAAAATATAAAGTGGGAGGGAGCACGTGATGAAGTCAAAAGCTCAAACAAAAGTTTTAAAAACCATGACTCTGGAATGGACAGGTGACGCCTTGATACTCATTGACCAGCGAAGACT
The DNA window shown above is from Fervidobacterium changbaicum and carries:
- a CDS encoding peptidyl-prolyl cis-trans isomerase; translation: MKRLAVFLFLVLSLLTFAQQDIVAVVNGRNITMDEWNREANVQKLLLDIQKTNQTFYTVLTNTQEGLALLERYKLAVLDQLITKVLFIQFAEKKGVAPDDKDIKNYVDNEIKKMLTEASMTEAELNNYLVELGMGTLNDYKEKLYFQRKYSLSIANVYAQYLTASVSDAEVKAYYEKNKEKYTVPSQYDLLVFKTNNKTTADSLRQDVIRGTSVDDISKKYNISPLINGWVNENDTTKLPKNLWLLVTNSIKGTTLPVQQVGNEFYVIRVRDIKLGGTKTLNDVAEEIKKELLAQKQEEATKKVLADFDEFKKTSKVEIRYKSNLIK
- a CDS encoding potassium channel family protein, whose translation is MGITISTVGYGIHKELSVFGKFFTLALILAGLSIVLYNVSYVTALLVEGDLLRLLRQRRVERKESRMKDHIIVVGVGKIGTEVITQLRRLNEPVVAIDSVISEEELKKKLPANAGEVVFVRGDATNEDTLLRAGIKQARALITTLPSDALNVFVSLTAKNLNHDIYIISNISDLSNLTKFIYAGVDHPIATAEIAGLKMVEAIGFLRKKENIVDVLNILDRTFQVEILDITNTKLSGKKISELRLKEKYNVYIVAIIRGDEFILGPSKDEVLTKESKIVLFGEENGLAKFRDDFLNGK